A genomic stretch from Candidatus Melainabacteria bacterium includes:
- a CDS encoding serine/threonine protein kinase codes for MTIGSTTQSNEFEPGEVLGGRYRVVSALGRGGMGIVYKVEQIYLGLELALKTIDRSSLTDVSVRRFQAEAKAVFSLNHPNIISVHDFGLLDDQTPFLAMEFIQGESLAARLKRGALPISEVLPMFIQVCKGLAHAHEHSVVHRDIKPGNIMLLDQLSIGTEGSIKILDFGIAKLGDQEDGGVQSVTRTGEIFGSPLYMSPEQCAGSKVDHRSDIYSLGCVMFESLTGTTPFVGESALSTMMFHQSERVPSLKEASLGNDFPPALEQIVQTMLAKNPEDRYQSLNEAASDLAALERGENLQHVRSASNQSSSASGAKAKNKSDTKTISIRRETLIGTIVGTVLLSATSGVGSTTILLASQKPAAITAVPSEISPLPPQSDPSEMFAPDIRKNKVSFKSGWDTTNENLLPFKNYDKIQKLELKQCPVNDDGLAVLQNARLLELTVSGCSISSVKNISKLSYLQTLDLSDTAIDDSALPELAKLKMLKSLSIRNCKKVTEKGLMGLSTSTSLLNVVLTEKHFSTDAILRLREKMPQCSFEGYGLPSKCMEVTSRIKPEQIYAVYKKAIELAQQVNPNLSVIGQLEAGISQYFENRHDYAQAEEWLKKARLVLENNGNKYFLSQILAQSGLLAIHQNKLEECDKFFDESARLSLETMMHDSPDLMGRLEAVTAQPFNSPYLENSLKYSKIAIMLIKEDEGRTPALQTYLPRFCERAGHELIVLKKDEEALPYLLENYKIRKMESAQNPKRYALSLVLLGKAEPTNAEKKRIWNEALDLMDSLNHPSDLNLKECYCDCSVALMEIFESEKNHTEAVKYARRGLTVAEEIQDDTYDQKTYLKKLVIRQLYRAGRETEARKEAAKYGFSWSADLQ; via the coding sequence TTGACAATCGGCTCGACAACACAGTCCAACGAATTCGAACCGGGAGAAGTTCTTGGTGGAAGATATCGCGTCGTATCAGCGCTAGGACGCGGCGGAATGGGCATCGTCTACAAAGTGGAACAGATTTATTTAGGACTGGAATTAGCTCTGAAAACAATCGATCGCAGCAGTCTTACAGATGTATCGGTGCGACGCTTCCAGGCTGAAGCTAAAGCTGTTTTCTCCTTGAATCATCCCAACATAATTTCAGTGCACGATTTCGGCTTACTCGACGACCAGACGCCCTTCCTGGCAATGGAATTTATACAGGGAGAGAGTCTTGCGGCACGTTTGAAGCGAGGCGCACTGCCCATCAGTGAAGTGTTACCGATGTTCATCCAGGTCTGCAAAGGTTTAGCCCACGCTCACGAACATTCGGTGGTTCATCGTGACATCAAACCTGGAAATATTATGCTGCTTGATCAGCTTTCGATAGGCACCGAAGGTAGTATCAAAATTCTCGATTTCGGAATCGCAAAATTAGGCGATCAAGAAGATGGCGGCGTGCAGTCAGTAACGCGAACAGGTGAGATTTTCGGTAGCCCTCTCTACATGAGCCCCGAGCAATGTGCGGGCAGCAAAGTTGATCATCGCTCAGACATCTACTCGCTCGGATGCGTTATGTTCGAGTCACTCACAGGCACTACGCCGTTTGTTGGAGAAAGCGCTCTTTCAACAATGATGTTTCACCAGAGTGAACGAGTTCCGAGCCTGAAGGAAGCTTCTCTGGGCAATGATTTCCCACCGGCGTTAGAGCAAATCGTGCAGACAATGCTGGCGAAAAATCCCGAGGATCGCTATCAATCGCTAAATGAAGCGGCAAGCGATCTCGCAGCACTCGAACGAGGGGAGAACCTACAGCACGTTCGTTCTGCGTCGAACCAATCTTCAAGCGCATCTGGAGCTAAAGCCAAAAATAAATCGGACACCAAAACCATCTCAATTCGACGCGAAACGCTGATTGGCACAATAGTTGGAACCGTTCTTCTGAGCGCAACATCAGGTGTTGGCTCGACCACCATACTGCTTGCGTCACAAAAACCAGCGGCGATTACTGCGGTACCAAGCGAAATTTCGCCGTTGCCGCCACAATCAGATCCATCCGAAATGTTTGCTCCCGATATTAGAAAGAACAAAGTCTCCTTTAAATCAGGTTGGGACACAACTAATGAGAATCTTCTACCATTCAAAAACTACGATAAAATTCAGAAGCTGGAGCTCAAACAGTGCCCTGTTAATGACGACGGTCTCGCAGTCTTACAAAACGCCAGGTTACTTGAATTAACAGTTAGTGGCTGCAGCATCAGCAGTGTAAAAAACATTTCGAAACTCAGTTACTTGCAGACGCTAGATTTGAGTGACACCGCTATCGACGATTCAGCGCTGCCCGAACTAGCAAAACTAAAAATGCTGAAAAGCTTGTCCATTCGCAATTGCAAAAAGGTGACCGAGAAAGGGCTGATGGGTCTCAGCACTTCAACGTCACTTCTTAATGTAGTTCTTACAGAAAAACATTTTTCTACAGATGCAATTTTACGACTGCGAGAAAAAATGCCGCAATGTTCCTTTGAGGGATACGGATTGCCAAGCAAGTGCATGGAAGTCACCAGCAGGATAAAACCAGAGCAAATCTACGCAGTGTATAAGAAAGCGATCGAACTTGCTCAACAAGTGAATCCAAATTTGAGTGTAATTGGACAACTTGAAGCAGGTATAAGTCAATATTTCGAAAATCGACACGACTATGCCCAGGCAGAAGAATGGCTAAAAAAGGCTCGCTTAGTCCTAGAAAACAATGGAAACAAATACTTTCTGTCACAGATACTGGCCCAAAGCGGATTGCTTGCGATACATCAGAATAAGCTCGAAGAGTGTGACAAATTTTTTGACGAATCTGCTCGTTTAAGTCTAGAGACGATGATGCACGATAGTCCAGATCTAATGGGAAGACTCGAGGCGGTGACTGCTCAACCATTTAATAGCCCATACCTGGAAAATTCATTGAAGTACTCAAAAATCGCCATTATGCTAATAAAGGAAGACGAAGGTAGAACTCCAGCGTTGCAAACTTATCTGCCGCGATTCTGCGAGCGAGCAGGACATGAACTTATTGTTCTAAAAAAAGACGAGGAGGCGCTGCCCTACTTGTTGGAAAACTACAAGATACGCAAAATGGAATCCGCACAGAACCCGAAACGTTACGCGCTATCGCTTGTTTTACTGGGCAAAGCGGAACCCACTAATGCAGAGAAAAAACGCATCTGGAACGAAGCTCTTGATCTGATGGACAGCCTCAACCATCCTTCTGATCTCAATCTGAAAGAGTGCTACTGCGACTGTAGCGTAGCGCTCATGGAAATATTCGAATCCGAAAAGAATCACACTGAGGCTGTGAAGTATGCGCGTCGGGGTCTCACGGTTGCGGAAGAAATTCAAGACGACACATATGACCAAAAAACCTACTTGAAAAAGCTAGTGATAAGACAGCTCTACAGAGCTGGACGCGAAACAGAAGCGCGGAAAGAGGCTGCCAAATACGGTTTCAGCTGGAGCGCCGATTTGCAATGA
- a CDS encoding serine/threonine protein kinase — protein sequence MNNSDANDRASARATQMLGDFQPDQILGGRYRVISLLGRGGMGVVYKVEQIFLGKELALKTILKGEKNENLLRRFQAEARAVFSLHHPNIIAVHDFGLLDDETPFMAMEIVTGKTLGDRLKESPLSVDEAITLFIQICFGLAHAHESGIVHRDIKPNNIMILDDADWGTEGSIKILDFGIAKLTQHEGGEIQALTRTGEIFGSPFYMSPEQCLGTKIDHRSDIYSLGCVLFEALTGKPPFVGDNAMNTMLMHQRAECQKLQDSKPQTKFPPALEEIVQTLLAKNPDDRYQNLGMAAHDLAALKRGEKSNISAVVNIARPARPPVTAPGMVKIGKTNFILLLTATAVLFSAGTATLSTYLHSKKSSTSGTYKSKATDPFAEPNLPVVDTSPHGAYKYVAKLGDPTDHTNSKTKSSQPAQEQDIQESTLSQEIQNHSPIFYAGDYPTDKTLEQFKGYKDAQFVEFSNCKVTDAGFKNLQDSKILRLVVSGDQDIKSVDEISKLTYLQRLNMKDTGIKDSALAKLAELPMLDQLDISGCDVSEKGLLELTKSTSLTQVQLSDKKFDRALIGKLQEKLPQCVFRNYFSESNLDRRTRTMPDDFDRLKIKYSIVSAANPLSRYAARYALDMVGHYYLQKNRRQEWELIQRAKRISEQRKDWEVLSEALSYESMYLNEYGNKKEALKVRERAVKLLLDTYMHDGAKLPSKLLEAIYLARELKRPDKVIEFAQDGLNLIDQFPDQNQEYLPLFCELIAWSNYELEVPTKGQKYARRNLEYWEVHKNDVLKPDEINDLNNFPMQQYIRALVEMGHSSPNPQDQLAYYNKALDLTEKLHYPEEYNVVEHYCDACVHISNMYDKEGKKAEALRYLHKAEAALKQVKHHDVEIRKHFFADRIAEHEKSK from the coding sequence ATGAATAACTCAGACGCTAACGATCGTGCCAGCGCAAGAGCGACACAAATGCTCGGTGATTTTCAGCCCGATCAAATCCTTGGCGGACGTTACCGCGTCATCTCATTGCTTGGGCGAGGCGGCATGGGAGTCGTGTACAAGGTAGAGCAAATTTTTCTGGGCAAAGAGCTGGCACTCAAAACAATACTCAAGGGTGAAAAAAACGAAAACCTCCTACGCCGGTTCCAAGCCGAAGCCCGAGCAGTGTTCTCGCTACACCATCCAAATATAATCGCCGTACACGATTTCGGCTTGCTTGATGACGAGACGCCTTTTATGGCAATGGAGATCGTCACAGGCAAAACGCTTGGCGATCGACTGAAAGAAAGCCCCTTGTCGGTCGACGAAGCGATTACATTGTTCATTCAAATATGCTTCGGGCTGGCACATGCTCACGAAAGCGGCATTGTGCATCGAGACATCAAACCCAATAACATCATGATTCTGGACGATGCCGACTGGGGCACCGAAGGCAGTATCAAGATTTTGGATTTTGGAATTGCCAAATTGACTCAACACGAGGGCGGCGAAATACAAGCTCTAACACGAACGGGAGAGATTTTCGGCAGTCCTTTCTACATGAGCCCCGAACAGTGCCTGGGCACAAAAATTGACCATCGTTCCGATATTTATTCACTCGGTTGCGTTCTCTTCGAAGCCCTGACAGGCAAACCTCCTTTCGTGGGCGATAACGCGATGAATACTATGCTGATGCACCAGAGAGCGGAATGCCAGAAACTGCAAGACTCAAAACCACAAACAAAGTTTCCTCCGGCACTGGAAGAAATTGTTCAAACGCTTCTGGCTAAAAATCCAGACGACAGATATCAAAATCTTGGTATGGCAGCGCACGACCTGGCTGCTCTGAAACGCGGCGAAAAATCCAACATCAGCGCTGTAGTGAATATCGCACGACCGGCACGCCCACCAGTCACAGCACCAGGAATGGTGAAGATAGGGAAGACAAACTTCATACTACTGCTGACTGCTACAGCCGTCTTATTTTCGGCAGGAACAGCTACGCTTTCAACGTATTTGCATTCGAAAAAAAGTTCAACTTCCGGCACGTATAAATCGAAAGCCACCGACCCGTTTGCAGAGCCAAATTTACCGGTCGTGGACACCAGCCCGCACGGAGCCTATAAGTATGTAGCGAAACTCGGTGACCCGACCGATCACACAAATTCTAAAACGAAATCAAGCCAACCAGCTCAGGAACAGGATATTCAGGAAAGCACCCTGTCCCAAGAAATCCAAAATCACTCGCCCATATTTTATGCCGGCGATTATCCAACAGATAAAACTTTGGAACAATTCAAAGGCTACAAAGACGCACAATTTGTGGAGTTCTCCAACTGCAAGGTAACAGACGCTGGGTTTAAGAACCTGCAAGATTCAAAGATTTTGAGACTAGTAGTATCAGGAGACCAAGACATCAAGTCAGTCGATGAAATTTCGAAATTGACTTATCTACAGCGCTTGAACATGAAGGACACCGGCATTAAAGACTCCGCACTGGCAAAGTTAGCTGAGCTCCCAATGCTAGATCAGCTCGATATAAGCGGATGCGACGTAAGTGAAAAGGGGCTTTTGGAACTGACAAAATCAACGAGCCTGACACAAGTTCAACTGAGCGACAAGAAGTTCGACCGCGCATTGATCGGCAAACTGCAAGAAAAGTTGCCTCAGTGCGTATTCAGAAATTATTTCTCCGAATCGAATCTAGACAGACGTACGCGAACGATGCCTGATGATTTCGACCGCCTTAAAATCAAATACTCAATTGTATCGGCAGCCAACCCACTATCAAGGTACGCAGCCAGATACGCTCTAGATATGGTGGGGCACTATTACCTGCAAAAAAATCGTCGTCAGGAATGGGAATTAATACAGAGAGCCAAGAGAATTAGCGAACAGCGTAAGGATTGGGAAGTGCTTTCAGAGGCACTATCTTATGAATCCATGTATCTGAACGAATACGGCAACAAGAAGGAAGCGCTGAAGGTAAGAGAGCGCGCGGTCAAGCTGCTATTAGACACCTATATGCATGACGGTGCAAAGTTGCCATCTAAGTTGCTTGAGGCAATATACCTTGCCAGGGAACTTAAACGCCCCGATAAAGTAATTGAATTTGCACAGGACGGATTGAATCTAATCGACCAGTTTCCCGACCAGAATCAAGAATATTTGCCGCTATTTTGCGAACTTATTGCCTGGAGTAATTATGAATTGGAGGTGCCTACAAAAGGACAGAAGTACGCTCGGCGCAATTTAGAATACTGGGAAGTGCATAAGAATGATGTACTAAAACCTGATGAAATCAATGACCTCAACAACTTTCCCATGCAGCAATACATTCGTGCGCTGGTCGAAATGGGTCACTCTTCACCAAACCCTCAAGATCAACTGGCATACTACAACAAAGCACTTGATTTGACGGAAAAACTGCACTACCCCGAAGAGTACAACGTAGTGGAACATTATTGTGATGCATGCGTTCACATCTCAAATATGTATGACAAAGAAGGCAAAAAGGCCGAAGCATTGAGATATTTGCACAAAGCCGAAGCTGCACTCAAGCAAGTAAAGCATCATGATGTAGAAATCAGAAAACACTTTTTTGCAGACAGAATCGCCGAGCATGAAAAATCAAAATAG
- a CDS encoding DHA2 family efflux MFS transporter permease subunit, which yields MTTSTLTKPITTSKPDRFADAPWLKWVIAITVSFAAILEVVDSSIVNVALPDMQGNLGATLSEVGWVITGYGIATAIMIPLTAWLGDFFGRKRYFLFSLIGFTISSVFCGFATNLPMLVTGRILQGLCGGGLIAKAQSILFETFPKEEQGMAQALFGIGVIVGPVIGPTLGGFLTDTLGWRWIFFINIPFGILAITMAALFLPNHNERKISKVDWIGISLLVVFISCLQTVLEQGQQEDWFSSRMITTLSVIAVIGAGAFIFHELRTNTPAVNLRVLKYRSLSGGSLYSLMLGMGLYGATFAVPIFCQNILHYTAMQTGMLMLPSAIASGLMMPVIGKLSGKVDPRIMIGGGAIGSAISMFMLASMNPDTSSESMFWPLLLRGAASVFMFMSLSMASVGALPKASIPDGSGIYNLARQIGGSLGIAIITLVLEQREAFHRAMLVSNFSEYNPIFRERLAAMTSAFQAHSGDPSVAQAQAMASLNGLLNVQASILSFADIFRLVGLAFIISLPLLFFLANPSRAGAKDAMSAH from the coding sequence ATGACCACTTCAACACTAACCAAGCCGATAACCACGAGTAAACCAGATCGCTTTGCCGATGCGCCCTGGTTGAAGTGGGTGATCGCGATCACGGTCTCTTTTGCTGCCATTCTCGAGGTTGTAGATTCGAGCATCGTCAATGTCGCGCTTCCCGATATGCAAGGTAATCTCGGCGCAACGCTAAGCGAAGTCGGCTGGGTTATCACCGGATACGGTATCGCGACCGCAATCATGATTCCGCTTACAGCATGGCTGGGTGACTTCTTCGGACGCAAACGCTATTTTCTGTTTTCACTGATCGGGTTCACCATCTCCTCAGTCTTTTGCGGATTTGCCACCAACCTGCCCATGCTGGTGACAGGACGTATCTTGCAGGGACTCTGCGGCGGAGGACTGATCGCCAAAGCACAATCTATTCTCTTCGAGACTTTTCCTAAAGAAGAGCAGGGAATGGCTCAAGCATTATTCGGAATCGGTGTGATTGTCGGGCCGGTAATAGGGCCCACTCTGGGCGGATTTCTCACTGATACACTGGGCTGGCGCTGGATATTTTTCATCAATATTCCGTTTGGAATTTTAGCCATAACAATGGCCGCTCTCTTTCTGCCAAATCACAATGAACGCAAAATATCAAAAGTGGATTGGATCGGCATTTCTCTGCTCGTTGTTTTCATATCTTGCTTGCAGACGGTGCTCGAACAGGGGCAGCAAGAAGATTGGTTTTCGTCCAGAATGATTACGACACTGTCGGTGATTGCTGTCATTGGTGCAGGAGCATTTATATTCCATGAACTACGCACCAACACGCCGGCGGTCAACCTGCGCGTTCTGAAATACCGCTCCTTGAGCGGCGGCAGCCTATATTCACTGATGCTGGGTATGGGGCTTTACGGTGCCACATTCGCCGTACCAATTTTTTGTCAAAACATTTTGCACTATACAGCCATGCAAACGGGCATGCTGATGCTTCCGTCCGCTATTGCATCAGGTCTTATGATGCCCGTGATCGGAAAACTTTCAGGAAAAGTCGACCCGAGAATAATGATCGGCGGCGGTGCAATCGGCAGCGCCATATCAATGTTCATGCTTGCCTCGATGAATCCGGACACCAGCTCAGAGTCTATGTTCTGGCCGCTTCTGCTCAGAGGTGCAGCCAGCGTATTCATGTTCATGTCCTTGAGTATGGCTTCTGTAGGCGCTTTGCCGAAAGCTTCTATTCCAGACGGCAGCGGTATCTACAACCTGGCAAGACAAATTGGCGGCAGCCTCGGCATCGCTATCATCACGCTAGTTTTAGAACAGAGGGAAGCGTTCCACCGTGCCATGTTGGTATCGAATTTCAGTGAGTACAATCCAATATTTCGCGAGCGACTGGCAGCTATGACGAGCGCCTTCCAGGCTCACAGTGGAGATCCTAGCGTTGCGCAGGCACAAGCCATGGCCAGCCTGAACGGCCTGCTCAACGTGCAGGCGTCGATTCTTTCGTTTGCAGACATCTTCAGACTGGTAGGCTTAGCCTTCATCATCAGCCTGCCTCTGTTATTTTTCCTCGCCAATCCTTCCAGGGCCGGAGCCAAAGACGCGATGAGCGCGCATTGA